In the Desulfuromonas sp. DDH964 genome, AGGAAGTACCTGTTTCGCCTCGCGGACGGCCAGACTGTGGAAACCGTTCGCATTCCGATGGAAGAGGGGCGGGCGACCTTGTGCATCTCCAGCCAGGTCGGCTGCGCCATGAACTGCTCTTTCTGCCTGACCGGGAGTTTTGGCCTTCGTCGCAACCTGACCGCCGCCGAGATCGTCAACCAGGTCTGCGCGGCGGCACGGGAAGGGACCATCAACAACATCGTCCTGATGGGGATGGGCGAGCCGCTGCACAACCTCGACAATGTGGTGCGGGCCCTCGAAATTCTCTATGCCCGCGATGGCTTCGATTACGGACCCCGCAAGGTCACCCTCTCGACCTCGGGCCTGATCCCGGAACTGATCGAGCTGGGGCAGCGGATCCGCGTCAACCTGGCGATCTCCCTCAACGCCACGACCGATGCGGTGCGCGACCAGCTGATGCCCATCAACCGCCGCTATCCCCTGGCCGAGCTGATGGCCGCCTGCCGCGAATTTCCGCTGGCACCGCGGCAGCGGATCACCTTCGAATATATCCTCATCCGCGGGGTGAACGACTCTCTTGCCGATGCCCGG is a window encoding:
- the rlmN gene encoding 23S rRNA (adenine(2503)-C(2))-methyltransferase RlmN — its product is MPDKVDLKNFTLDELTRFLTGLGKERFRAGQIFRWIYQRGVVDFAEMTDLAKALREELTARAFISDWQPEAVEQSSDGTRKYLFRLADGQTVETVRIPMEEGRATLCISSQVGCAMNCSFCLTGSFGLRRNLTAAEIVNQVCAAAREGTINNIVLMGMGEPLHNLDNVVRALEILYARDGFDYGPRKVTLSTSGLIPELIELGQRIRVNLAISLNATTDAVRDQLMPINRRYPLAELMAACREFPLAPRQRITFEYILIRGVNDSLADARRLVKLLHGIKAKVNLIAFNEHEGSALRAPTAEAIDAFQGYLLSRDLVAIRRASKGQDISAACGQLKGKLERLQGRLPAPIDS